Part of the Moorena sp. SIOASIH genome, TTTAAATCAAATTCGCGCCTATCAAAGTAATATTGCTGTGACCTGGCTCTTTTCCCAGGGGATGATGGTACCAACAGGTCGTCATCTACCACCCCAGCGGATTAACGCCATGCTCAATACCTTCTTTGGGTTGTTGGCAGATGAACCACCGGAGGTATCAGATACGTTTATTAAAGACCGTTTCAGTTGGTTAACCTTTAATCGACTGGCACTCAAAGCAGCTCGGCGAAACCCTGCCCTCATCCCCTGGATTTGGGAAATGGCTGGTGCTAAGGATTTCTTGCTTTGGGTAGGCAGTTACTTAAGTTTTACTAGCAATGCCTTTGTCAGCGGGTTGCTCAAAGGTTGGTTTCCCAGTCTAGTTCGACGGTTACAGCCCTGGCTTGAAAAGCGTTATCCACGGCTTTGGTTACAGTTGTTGGCTCAAAGTTATGCCATCACAGCTGGGATGGGGCGTCCTGAAAAAGTAAAGCGTGAGCTCAAGTTCGATTGAATACTTATCATTGAAGGTTATTCGTTAATTGTTAATTAACGAATAACCAAGAAGGAAGATGATAATGAGTCAAAGAAAGAGTTTAGTAATTATCTGTCTAATTTTAATCGCTGTTGTCGGTGTTGTCATTAATGTCAAAGTTTTACAAGTTTGGAACTATAACACTGAGGGACATGATATTTACTATAGCTGGGTAGAAGGAAAGCGAATTTTATCGGGGGAAAATCCCTACGCTAGAGTCTTATCGGGAAATATGAGAGAGAATCAGAAGTATGCTACCTATTTCCCCCTTTTTTATTGGCTTTCAGCATTAACTCAATTATTGGGGTTCCAAGACTACTCAGACTGGATTTCCCTATGGCAACCGATATTTTTAATGGTTAATATCGGGATTGCTGGTTTAATTTTCTATCATTTGTCTAACCATAAATTATTTATTTTTGGCTGGTTTGCTGCTTTATTTTGGTTACTAAACCGATGGACACTTTATGTTAGTATCGACGCTAACTTAGATTTCCTAGCCATATTTTTTCTGATTCTTTCCCTGATGTTACTGCCGAAACACAAGTCCACAGCTTTCTTGATGTTTAGCTTGTCTTTAGGGATTAAACAAATTGCTATATTTTTAGTACCACTTTATCTGATTTGGGCTTGGCAATCATCAGATGATAATCCTGTCAAGGATACCTTCATCGCTTTATTGTTAATACTTGTTATCCCTGGGATCACGTCACTACCATTTATTTTATGGAATACAGAAGGGTTCTTTAAATCGATTCTATTTTCAGCCACTAGAAATCCAGACGGACATGTTAATGCTCCTTCCTTAGATGGGTTAATTACATTGTCAAATCCTGATTTCGTTGGTATCAAAGCGAAGTTGCCAATGGTGTTGGTAATGAGTCTAGTATTTCTGACTGCCATGAAGCGACAAATTGGAATCTATACTAGTGCTTTGCTGACCATGTCCGTATTTATTCAGTTCAATTCAGTGATATTTAACCAATATTTTTGTTGGGTGGTACCTTTGTTGCCTCTCGCTAGTTGCGAGATCCTTCCTAAGAAGGATGCCAAATGAGATATCCTTCCGTTAAACGTGATGCTCGGTACGAGCCGCTACGCGAACGCATCAGGATCTCAATAGCGAAACCCAACAAAACCATTGCCAATGTTGGGTTTCGCTACCGCTCCACCGCTGCCTATCTAAAATCAAGGGTTTTACGAGTAAAGTCAGTCAATCACCGTCTAGCACTAGCCACCCGCCCCCTCAAGGGTGGCGCTATACACACCAAGTGCGCACCTCAAGGACTCACAGAAAATCATCCGTGTGGTGAGCCCTAAGTCTGCAAGCTTAGTTTGTGTAGTCGCTACCTATGGGTTACATGCACCCATCCCTTGCCCCATTTATCATCACCCTGTCAGCCGAAACCCTTACTTATACCGCACTTCCGAGGGATTAGTTATTTTTCTACCAGATTTGTTAAGTATTGTGACCTTTCCCATGATATGATTACCTCTGGTTTGTGAAAACAAGCCAGATGACTGGACTAGCATTTGCTGCTACCGGTGAACTTGTCAGATGACCCTCTTGAGAAACCATTGACCATGGAGGAAAACACGCAAACAAGTTACTTGTCCCCTTCAACGAGTTCGTCAATGCAGGAGTATTACCAACTCAAACAAACTCTGTTGTTGGTCACCCTAGTCGCGACAGGGATTATTTTCATCTCTGTGTGGCTGGTTTACTCCCTCAACATTGCCTTAAATTATTTGATCGGGGCGTGTACTGGTATGGTTTACTTGAGAATGTTGGCTAAAGACGTAGAGCGGCTAAGCCAACAAAATAGGCGTCCGAGCATGGCTCGGTTTGCGGTTTTTATTGGGATAATTGTAGTAGCCAGTCAATGGCAAAAATTACAAATACTTCCTATATTTTTAGGGTTTCTGACGTACAAAGCCGCAATTATCGTCTATATCCTGCAAAGCCTACTAAATCCTACCTCTAAGTAAGATTTATTTAAGTCGGATTTATTGGTAGGATAAACAGACGTTTCACCCTTGACAGAAATCTGGGTAAATCTCCAGAATGGAAATGATAAATTCTTTAAACGTTCTGAATTCTTTACCCCTTGCTTCCTTAGAAGTTGGTGAACACTTTTATTGGCGGATTGGCAATTTAACATTACACGGTCAGGTTTTTCTCACCTCCTGGGTAGTGATTGCTATTCTGGTAGTAGCTTCCCTTGCGGCAACTCGAAATGTCCAAATGGTTCCTGGCGGTATCCAAAATGTGATGGAGTACGCCCTAGAATTTTTGAGGGATTTAGCGAAAAACCAGCTGGGGGAAAAAGAATATCGCCCTTGGGTACCTTTTATCGGTACACTGTTTTTGTTTATCTTCGTGTCAAACTGGTCAGGAGCCCTAATTCCTTGGAGTATTATTGAGCTCCCATCTGGTGAGCTGGCGGCTCCTACCAATGACATCAATACCACCGTTGCTTTAGCCTTACTAACATCATTGGCGTATTTTTACGCTGGTTTGAGCAAGAAGGGTTTAGGTTACTTCGCTGGCTATATTCAGCCAATACCAATCCTCTTGCCGATCAAGATTTTAGAAGACTTCACCAAGCCCCTCTCCCTAAGCTTCCGTTTATTTGGCAATATTCTGGCAGATGAACTGGTAGTAGCCGTGTTGGTGCTGCTAGTGCCTCTGTTTATCCCGTTGCCAATTATGGCGCTAGGTCTATTTACCAGTGCAATTCAAGCCCTGGTCTTCGCTACCTTGGCAGCTGCCTACATTCACGAGGCAATAGAAGTCGAAGGCGAAGAACATTAAGGGATAACCTTATGATGGGAATGGCACGGTAGCCTTAAATTAGGAATAGTTGGAATTCAGGACTCCTTAGGAGAATCCTTCTGACTAGTAGCTCTCTATTTTGTTCTTTACTCACGGATAAGAAAAATCATCATGGATCCAATCGTTGCTGCTGCTTCAGTTGTCGCTGCTGCTCTCGCTGTCGGTTTAGCTGCTATCGGCCCTGGTATCGGTCAAGGAAACGCTGCTGGTCAAGCTGTAGAAGGTATTGCTCGTCAGCCGGAAGCTGAAGGAAAAATTCGCGGTACTCTGCTGTTAACCTTGGCATTCATGGAATCCCTGACTATCTATGGTCTGGTAATTTCTCTGGTACTGCTGTTTGCTAACCCATTTTCTTAGAACCTGATACTTTATGTAGAGACGTTGCAGGCAACGTCTCTACATGGTAGGTCTGATAAGGTGAATTGTTCGGTTTTATTCCGATTTGGGATTTGTAAAAAATGTTTGATTTTGATGCTACTCTGCCTCTGATGGCATTGCAGTTTCTGGTTTTGACAGTTGTATTAAATACCATATTCTATAAGCCACTCACAAAAACGCTGGATGAGCGTGACGAATACATCCGGAATCAGGAATCTGATGCCAAAGAACGCTTGTCTAAAGCCGAAAAAATGGCTAAAGAGTATGAAGAACAGTTGGGTCAAGCCCGGAAGCAGTCTCAAGCTGTGATCGCTGCTGCCCAAGAAGATGCCAGAAAAATGGCAGCTCAAGCGATCGCTGAAGCCCAACAAGAAGCTCAGGCTGAACGAGCAAAAGCTCAAGAAGAAATTGATCAACAAAAACAGCAAGCAATGGCTTCCCTCGAACAACAAGTCGATGATCTATCTCGCCAAATCTTAGAAAAATTGTTAGGGCCAGCGTTAGTAAGATAAATGGTGGCGTCTTGACCGCCTGACCCATATATTTACTACAACTCCTAAGAGATTGGCGATGTGGGAGTACTGTCAAACTATGTCAAACTATTAATTATATTGAGATAATTGTCTTGAGATAATTGTCTTGAAATAATTGTCTTGAGATAATTATCTTGAGAGTAGGTGGACAGGTCATAGCTTAGCAAGATTATGCGTTCAAAACAATTGTAAACGGATATGATGGGGAATTTAGTATTATTGGCAACAGAAGCTCATGGAGAAGGTGGTTTCGGCTTAAACTTTAATATTCTTGAAACCAACCTAATCAACCTGAGTATTTTGTTGGGGGTACTGTACTACTTCGGTCGCCAATTAGTGGGAAACGTTTTGAGTGAGCGACGCTCAAAAATTGAACAGGCAATTAAAGAAGTAGAAGCTCGTCAAAGACAAGGAGCCGAAGCCTTAGCAGATCAACAGCAGAAGTTAGCTCAAGCCCAAGTCGAAGCAGAAAACATTCGTGCTGCAGCAGAAGTTAATGCTAAAGCAGCTAAAGAGGCAATTTTGGCCGCTTCGGCTCAAGAAATTGAACGGATGAAAGAATCAGCAGTTCAGGATTTGAACTCGGAAAGGGAACGAGCCATGGCCGAACTACGCCAGCGAGTTGCTACCATGGCAATGGCTAAGGTTGATTCCCAACTAAGAGATACATTAGATAATTCCGCTCAACAACAATTAATTGACCGCAACATCGCTCTGTTGGGAGGTGGCTCATGAAAGGTGGTTTTTTGAGTGGCCAAGTACTCGAACCTTATGCAGAAGCGTTGCTCGATTTGGCTAAGTCCGATAACGAACTCAAAGGCAAACTGAGTGAGGATGTAGATACTCTGCTGAGTCTTTTGAAAGAATCGCCACAATTGCAAGAGTTTTTAGGCTCTCCTGTGGTCAGAGCTGAGGATAAAATCGGGGTCTTGCAACAAATTGCTGGGGACCAACTTCACCCCTACACCATGAATTTTTTAAGGATTCTAGTAGACCGTGGGCGCATTGCGTTTTTGGAAGGCATTTGCCTGAAGTACCAAGAACTTCTCAGGGATTTAGATCAAACTGTTTTGGCTGAGGTCAGTTCAGCAATAGAACTTTCTGAAGCTCAGCAAGAATCAGTTCGTGAGAAAGTTAAGTCCCTCACGGGAGCCAATCAGGTAGAACTGGATACAAAAATTGACCCGGATGTAATCGGTGGTGTGATCATTAAAGTCGGGTCTCAGATATTTGATGCCAGTCTAAAAGGACAACTCCGTCGCATCGGTATGGCTCTGACCAGTTGAAGGTTAGCAGGTTCAAGGTTAGTAAGTTGTTCGCCTTTGGCGTTCCCGAAGGGTAGGTTAGTTGGTTGTTCGCCTTTGGCGTTCCCGAAGGGTAGGTTAGTTGGTTGTTCGCCCAAGACGTTCGGTTTAGGGTAGGTTAGCAGGTTGTTCGCCCAAGACGTTCGGTTTAGGGTAGGTTAGTTGGTTGTTCGCCTGAGTCGTCCGAAGTAGGCTCGGTTAGGAATTTAAAGATTAACCCCTTGGGAAATAACCTTGAACAGTCAACAGTAAACAATCAACAAACAATCAACAATCAACAGTCAACAGTAAACAGTTAATAGTTAACAGTAAACAATTAGTTAGTTAACGATAAAAACCAATCATGATTAGCATTAGACCAGACGAAATTAGCAGCATTATTCGGCAGCAAATTCAAGGATATAACCAAGGTTTTGCGGTTTCCAACGTTGGAACGGTTTTGCAAGTTGGTGATGGTATTGCCCGGATTTATGGCTTGGAAAAGTGCATGGCTGGGGAACTGCTGGAGTTTGAAGATGGCACCGTTGGCATTGCCCAGAACTTAGAACAGGACAATGTGGGTGCAGTGCTGATGGGGGATGGTTTAAATATCCAGGAAGGTAGCTCGGTTACTGCTACTGGTAAAATTGCTCAGGTACCCGTCGGAGAGGCACTGATTGGTCGGATAGTTGATGGCTTGGGTCGTCCCATTGATGGTAAGGGGGACATTCAAAGCACTGAATCCCGTCTGGTGGAATCCATGGCCCCAGGGATTATTGCGCGGCGTTCAGTTTGTGAACCCATGCAAACGGGAATCACCGCTATTGACGCTATGATTCCCGTTGGACGCGGTCAGCGGGAGTTGATTATCGGTGACCGACAAACCGGGAAAACTGCTATTGCTGTAGACACAATCATCAACCAGAAACAGGAAGATGTAATTTGTGTCTATGTTGCTATTGGTCAGAAGGCATCTACGGTAGCCCAAGTGGTGAATACCCTCCAGGAAAAAGGAGCATTAGACTACACTGTGGTCGTGGCAGCGAATGCCAATGACCCAGCTACTCTACAGTTCTTGGCTCCCTACACCGGTGCCTCGATTGCCGAGTACTTTATGTACAACGGTAAGGCAACCCTAGTCATTTATGATGACTTGTCTAAGCAAGCTCAAGCCTATCGCCAGATGTCCCTACTGCTGCGCCGTCCACCAGGACGGGAAGCTTATCCAGGAGATGTGTTCTACGTCCACTCCCGCTTGTTGGAACGGGCAGCTAAACTGAATGATGAACTGGGTGGTGGTAGTATGACCGCACTGCCTATTATTGAAACTCAGGCTGGTGACGTATCAGCTTACATCCCGACTAATGTAATTTCTATTACCGATGGTCAAATCTTCCTCTCCTCTGACCTATTTAACTCTGGTGTCAGACCAGCGATTAACCCTGGTATCTCAGTGTCACGGGTAGGTTCTGCTGCCCAAACCAAGGCCATGAAGAAAGTGGCTGGTAAATTGAAGCTAGAACTAGCCCAGTTTGACGACTTGCAAGCCTTTGCTCAGTTTGCCTCCGACTTGGATGCCGCTACCCAAGCTCAGTTGGCTCGGGGTCAACGTTTACGGGAAGTGTTGAAGCAACCTCAGAATTCTCCCCTAGCTGTGTTTGAGCAAGTGGCAATCGTTTACGCTGGACTCAATGGCTATCTAGATGATGTGCCTACTGATAAGGTGACAACTTTTACTCAGGGACTGCGGGAGTACTTGAAAACCAGCAAGCCAGAGTACGTTGAGATCATCAAAAAGGAGAAGAAGCTCACTGATGAAGCCGAAAGCATTCTAAAGGAAGCGATCGCAGAATACAAACAGACCTTCCTAGTCTCCGCTTAACAGGTTAAAGATTAGTTTCCGTTGCAGGTTAGTTTCCGTTGCAGGTTGCAGGTTAGTTTCCGTTGCAGGTTGCAGGTTAGTTTCAGTTGCAGGTTAGTTTCCGTTGCAGGTTGCAGGTTAGTAAGTTGCAGGTTAGTAGGTTGCAGGTTCTCTAAAACACAGTCAACCTAGCCTACCCCGAACGCCAAAGGCGAACAACCAGACAACCTTGGCCTAAAGGCCACGCTATGCGAACAACCAGACAACCTTGGCCTAAAGGCCACGCTATGCGAACCCAGACAACCTTCAACCTTCAACCTTCAACCAGACAACCTTCAACCTTCAACCAGACAACCTTCAACCTTCAACCAGACAACCTTCAAGCCGAGACAACCGTCATCCTTGAACAGATTATGCCTAATCTAAAAGATATTCGCGATCGCATTAAGTCAGTCAAAAATACCCGGAAAATCACCGAAGCGATGCGCCTTGTGGCTGCGGCTAAGGTACGTCGTGCTCAACAACAGGTAACTGCCACCCGTCCCTTTGCTGACCGCTTAACACAAGTTCTCTACGGTTTGCAAAACCGGATGCAGTTTGAAGATGCCAATCTCCCCCTACTAAAAGAACGGGAAATCAAGAATGTAGGCTTGCTCGTCGTTTCAGCGGATCGAGGACTATGTGGCGGTTACAATACTAACGTTATCAAGCGTGCAGAAAACCGTGCAAAGGAACTACAGGAAAAAGGGGTTGGCTACAAATACGTGCTAGTTGGACGCAAAGCTATTCAGTACTTCCAACGCCGCGACCAGCCAATTGATGCCAAGTACACCGGTTTAGAACAGATTCCCACAGCATCAGAAGCATCTATGATTGCTGACCAACTCCTCTCCCTGTTTCTGTCTGAAACCGTAGACCGGGTGGAGTTGATATACACCAAATTCGTCTCATTGATTAGTTCTCGACCTGCGGTTCAAACCCTGCTACCCCTAACAGCTAAGGGACTAGAATCACAGGATGATGAAATCTTCAGATTGACAAGTAAAGGTGGTGAGTTCAAGGTGGAACGGGAGGTAGTCACAAGAACAAGTACCGAGACTTTCCCCCGTGACATGATTTTTGAACAAGACCCCGTGCAAATCCTGGATGCCCTGTTGCCTTTATATCTAAACAACCAGTTACTACGGGCCTTACAAGAATCAGCAGCTAGTGAACTGGCTTGTCGGATGACAGCAATGAGTAATGCCAGTGATAATGCATCGGAACTGACTGGTAAACTAACCCTAACCTACAACAAGGCACGGCAAGCCGCTATTACCCAGGAAATTCTGGAAGTTGTCGGTGGTGCTGAAGCACTCGGTTAATTTCATTTCATTTAATTTCTTTTATCCTCAGCTGCAAAGATTACCTGCGTCTGGAATTAACCAGGCGCATTTTTACTGTTTGCTAATTGTATCAGCAATTATAGTGTTTAGTAATCAAGGGAATAGTAGGTTATATCATGTTAATATAATCAGTTATCAAAAAACTTAGCTTCCTTCTTGTAGGTAATCTCCCTTCTCATCGCCTGTTCCCTGTTCCCTGTTCCCTGTTCCCTATTATCTACTAATTATAAGTGTTCAACAGAAAATGATATTAGGTCATGAAACAAATGTAAGTCATGAAACAATTATGGAATCGCCAACCGGTTGAGATTAGGCACACAATATTGGCTGCTGTTTTAGTATTATTTATAGTAAGTTTATTTTATTTTGTAAAATTTGAAGGGAACATTACTGGCTTTTTCAGAATTGGGTCACTATTCCCTATTTCTCCTTATCTAAATAGTCAGAAAGTATTGATGTATCAGGGAGAGCAGGGATATGATGGTCAACAGTTTTTGAGTATTGCCCTGGATCCATGGTTAGAAAACTCAGGCACAATAGAAGCCATTACTCCTCCGCAATATCGCTACAGAAGAATTCTTTATCCACTGCTAGGTTATCTATTAGGTTTTGGGAATCCCCAGTTAATTCCCTACGCAATGGTTGGCATTAACTGTCTAGCTATTATTCTGATAGTATTTGTGAGTAGTTTATATCTGAAACGATATAGTGGCAGAACTTGGCCCTCACTCCTGGTTCTTTCTATACCAGGAGTTTGGATGGTTTTATCCCTTTCAACAGCTGATTTAATTAGTAGCTTGCTGCTGGTAACAGCTATCTATTTTTATCGCAATGAAAAACCGATTTACACAGCAATAACCATCGCAGCTGCTTGTCTGACACGGGAGACAATGCTATTAATGTGGTTGGCAATTTTATTAA contains:
- the atpH gene encoding ATP synthase F1 subunit delta — encoded protein: MKGGFLSGQVLEPYAEALLDLAKSDNELKGKLSEDVDTLLSLLKESPQLQEFLGSPVVRAEDKIGVLQQIAGDQLHPYTMNFLRILVDRGRIAFLEGICLKYQELLRDLDQTVLAEVSSAIELSEAQQESVREKVKSLTGANQVELDTKIDPDVIGGVIIKVGSQIFDASLKGQLRRIGMALTS
- a CDS encoding F0F1 ATP synthase subunit B, giving the protein MGNLVLLATEAHGEGGFGLNFNILETNLINLSILLGVLYYFGRQLVGNVLSERRSKIEQAIKEVEARQRQGAEALADQQQKLAQAQVEAENIRAAAEVNAKAAKEAILAASAQEIERMKESAVQDLNSERERAMAELRQRVATMAMAKVDSQLRDTLDNSAQQQLIDRNIALLGGGS
- the atpB gene encoding F0F1 ATP synthase subunit A, with the protein product MEMINSLNVLNSLPLASLEVGEHFYWRIGNLTLHGQVFLTSWVVIAILVVASLAATRNVQMVPGGIQNVMEYALEFLRDLAKNQLGEKEYRPWVPFIGTLFLFIFVSNWSGALIPWSIIELPSGELAAPTNDINTTVALALLTSLAYFYAGLSKKGLGYFAGYIQPIPILLPIKILEDFTKPLSLSFRLFGNILADELVVAVLVLLVPLFIPLPIMALGLFTSAIQALVFATLAAAYIHEAIEVEGEEH
- a CDS encoding F0F1 ATP synthase subunit B'; its protein translation is MFDFDATLPLMALQFLVLTVVLNTIFYKPLTKTLDERDEYIRNQESDAKERLSKAEKMAKEYEEQLGQARKQSQAVIAAAQEDARKMAAQAIAEAQQEAQAERAKAQEEIDQQKQQAMASLEQQVDDLSRQILEKLLGPALVR
- the atpE gene encoding ATP synthase F0 subunit C, which codes for MDPIVAAASVVAAALAVGLAAIGPGIGQGNAAGQAVEGIARQPEAEGKIRGTLLLTLAFMESLTIYGLVISLVLLFANPFS
- a CDS encoding F0F1 ATP synthase subunit gamma translates to MPNLKDIRDRIKSVKNTRKITEAMRLVAAAKVRRAQQQVTATRPFADRLTQVLYGLQNRMQFEDANLPLLKEREIKNVGLLVVSADRGLCGGYNTNVIKRAENRAKELQEKGVGYKYVLVGRKAIQYFQRRDQPIDAKYTGLEQIPTASEASMIADQLLSLFLSETVDRVELIYTKFVSLISSRPAVQTLLPLTAKGLESQDDEIFRLTSKGGEFKVEREVVTRTSTETFPRDMIFEQDPVQILDALLPLYLNNQLLRALQESAASELACRMTAMSNASDNASELTGKLTLTYNKARQAAITQEILEVVGGAEALG
- the atpA gene encoding F0F1 ATP synthase subunit alpha; its protein translation is MISIRPDEISSIIRQQIQGYNQGFAVSNVGTVLQVGDGIARIYGLEKCMAGELLEFEDGTVGIAQNLEQDNVGAVLMGDGLNIQEGSSVTATGKIAQVPVGEALIGRIVDGLGRPIDGKGDIQSTESRLVESMAPGIIARRSVCEPMQTGITAIDAMIPVGRGQRELIIGDRQTGKTAIAVDTIINQKQEDVICVYVAIGQKASTVAQVVNTLQEKGALDYTVVVAANANDPATLQFLAPYTGASIAEYFMYNGKATLVIYDDLSKQAQAYRQMSLLLRRPPGREAYPGDVFYVHSRLLERAAKLNDELGGGSMTALPIIETQAGDVSAYIPTNVISITDGQIFLSSDLFNSGVRPAINPGISVSRVGSAAQTKAMKKVAGKLKLELAQFDDLQAFAQFASDLDAATQAQLARGQRLREVLKQPQNSPLAVFEQVAIVYAGLNGYLDDVPTDKVTTFTQGLREYLKTSKPEYVEIIKKEKKLTDEAESILKEAIAEYKQTFLVSA
- a CDS encoding ATP synthase subunit I, yielding MQEYYQLKQTLLLVTLVATGIIFISVWLVYSLNIALNYLIGACTGMVYLRMLAKDVERLSQQNRRPSMARFAVFIGIIVVASQWQKLQILPIFLGFLTYKAAIIVYILQSLLNPTSK
- a CDS encoding AZOBR_p60025 family cell surface glycopolymer formation protein; protein product: MKQLWNRQPVEIRHTILAAVLVLFIVSLFYFVKFEGNITGFFRIGSLFPISPYLNSQKVLMYQGEQGYDGQQFLSIALDPWLENSGTIEAITPPQYRYRRILYPLLGYLLGFGNPQLIPYAMVGINCLAIILIVFVSSLYLKRYSGRTWPSLLVLSIPGVWMVLSLSTADLISSLLLVTAIYFYRNEKPIYTAITIAAACLTRETMLLMWLAILLTSIWERKGRQLQHLLWAWIPVAGWAIYVLYRLEAQENLEGSENFGYPLFGIGQKLIDSLTGGLGGKNLFEAYSFALLIAAFVVTILLASQSLRQNKVILISAIIYAVLFSMTSMTILGYYLDYSRVYLDIYFLLLLSSSYSKHYLSYLKIIVMAGASLASITYLLAHS